A single Musa acuminata AAA Group cultivar baxijiao chromosome BXJ2-1, Cavendish_Baxijiao_AAA, whole genome shotgun sequence DNA region contains:
- the LOC135597968 gene encoding probable CCR4-associated factor 1 homolog 11, with amino-acid sequence MAINVGKANLVEHLELILSLRGSYPIVAIDTEFPGFIRDTPRNATEEERYNDVKHNVDNMHLIQLGVALFDEGGNTPWPGCCWQFNFSDFDPDVDASSPDSIELLAQSGHDFQQYRRHGIDARRCAYLVCVKLFCQPYSSRYVTFHGLYDVAFVIKMITRAPLPNTLNEFSDLVRTIFGQIYDLKYISRFCGGLRRGEIGLVGLSRLLNFEPIGIRHQAAYDSLLIGALFNEMKQRRHNVEDDRSASVLYGIENRCVENRRTRRIDRRGWPYARRQQNRLLAMGLAV; translated from the coding sequence GCAAACCTTGTGGAGCACTTGGAGCTCATCCTCAGTCTCCGTGGCTCCTACCCGATAGTGGCAATCGATACGGAGTTCCCGGGGTTCATTCGCGACACCCCTCGCAATGCCACCGAAGAAGAAAGATACAATGACGTGAAGCACAACGTGGATAACATGCACCTGATCCAGCTGGGCGTCGCCTTGTTCGACGAAGGCGGCAACACCCCATGGCCGGGGTGCTGTTGGCAGTTCAATTTTTCGGATTTCGATCCCGATGTGGATGCTTCCTCTCCCGACTCCATCGAGTTGTTGGCACAGAGCGGGCACGACTTCCAGCAATACCGACGACACGGCATCGACGCGCGGCGGTGCGCCTATCTGGTATGCGTGAAGCTCTTCTGCCAACCCTACAGCTCCAGGTATGTTACGTTTCACGGACTCTACGACGTGGCTTTTGTGATAAAGATGATCACCCGAGCCCCACTGCCCAACACCTTGAACGAGTTCTCTGATTTGGTGAGGACCATCTTCGGCCAGATTTATGATCTCAAATATATATCTCGATTTTGTGGAGGACTGCGTCGGGGAGAGATTGGTTTGGTGGGACTATCAAGGTTATTGAACTTTGAACCCATAGGGATCCGTCACCAAGCAGCATATGACAGTCTACTAATTGGGGCACTCTTCAACGAAATGAAGCAACGAAGGCATAACGTAGAGGACGACAGATCTGCATCGGTCCTCTATGGTATAGAGAATAGATGCGTCGAGAACAGGAGGACTCGAAGGATTGACCGCAGAGGTTGGCCTTACGCAAGACGGCAGCAAAACCGCTTGCTTGCCATGGGGTTGGCGGTTTAA
- the LOC135597965 gene encoding probable CCR4-associated factor 1 homolog 11, whose product MAINVGKANLVEHLELILSLRGSYPIVAIDTEFPGFIRDTPRNATEEERYNDVKHNVDNMHLIQLGVALFDEGGNTPWPGCCWQFNFSDFDPDVDASSPDSIELLTQSGHDFQQYRRHGIDARRCAYLVCVKLFCQPYSSKYVTFHGLYDVAFVIKMITRAPLPNNLNEFSDLVRTIFGQIYDLKYISRFCGGLRRGEIGLVGLSRLLNYEPVGIRHQAAYDSLLIGALFNEMKQRRHNVEDDRSASVLYGIENRCVENRRTRRIDRRGWPYARRQQNRLLAMGLAV is encoded by the coding sequence ATGGCCATCAACGTGGGGAAGGCAAACCTTGTGGAGCACTTGGAGCTCATCCTCAGTCTCCGTGGCTCCTACCCGATAGTGGCAATCGATACGGAGTTCCCGGGGTTCATTCGGGACACCCCTCGCAATGCCACCGAAGAAGAAAGATACAATGACGTGAAGCACAACGTGGATAACATGCACCTGATCCAGCTGGGCGTCGCCTTGTTCGACGAAGGCGGCAACACCCCATGGCCGGGGTGCTGTTGGCAGTTCAATTTTTCGGATTTCGATCCCGATGTGGATGCTTCCTCTCCCGACTCCATCGAGTTGTTGACACAGAGCGGGCACGACTTCCAGCAATACCGACGACACGGCATCGACGCGCGGCGGTGCGCCTATCTGGTATGCGTGAAGCTCTTCTGCCAACCCTACAGCTCCAAGTATGTTACGTTTCACGGACTCTACGACGTGGCTTTTGTGATAAAGATGATCACCCGAGCCCCACTGCCCAACAACTTGAACGAGTTCTCTGATTTGGTGAGGACCATCTTCGGCCAGATTTATGATCTCAAATATATATCTCGATTTTGTGGAGGACTGCGTCGGGGAGAGATTGGTTTGGTGGGACTATCAAGGTTATTGAACTATGAACCCGTTGGGATCCGTCACCAAGCAGCATATGACAGTCTACTAATTGGGGCACTCTTCAACGAAATGAAGCAACGAAGGCATAACGTAGAGGACGACAGATCTGCATCGGTCCTCTATGGTATAGAGAATAGATGCGTCGAGAACAGGAGGACTCGAAGGATTGACCGCAGAGGTTGGCCTTACGCAAGACGGCAGCAAAACCGCTTGCTTGCCATGGGGTTGGCGGTTTAA
- the LOC135597966 gene encoding probable CCR4-associated factor 1 homolog 11, producing MAINVGKANLVEQLELILSLRGSYPIVAIDTEFPGFIRDTPRSATEEERYNDVKHNVDNMHLIQLGVALFDEGGNTPWPGCCWQFNFSDFDPDVDASSPDSIELLVQSGHDFQQNRRHGIDARRCAYLVCVKLFCQPYSSKYVTFHGLYDVAFVIKMITRAPLPNTLNEFSDLVSSIFGQIYDLKYISRFCGGLRRGEIGLVGLSRLLNFEPVGIRHQAAYDSLLIGALFNKMKQRRHNVEDDRSASVLYGIENRCVKNRRTRRIDQRGRPYPRRQQHPLAAMGLAV from the coding sequence ATGGCCATCAACGTGGGGAAGGCAAACCTTGTGGAGCAATTGGAGCTCATCCTCAGTCTCCGTGGCTCCTACCCGATAGTGGCAATCGATACGGAGTTCCCTGGGTTCATTCGCGACACCCCTCGCAGTGCCACCGAAGAAGAAAGATACAATGACGTGAAGCACAACGTGGATAACATGCACCTGATCCAGCTGGGCGTCGCCTTGTTCGACGAAGGCGGCAACACCCCATGGCCGGGGTGCTGTTGGCAGTTCAATTTTTCGGATTTCGATCCCGATGTGGATGCTTCCTCTCCCGACTCCATCGAGTTGTTGGTACAGAGCGGGCACGACTTTCAGCAAAACAGACGACACGGCATCGACGCGCGGCGGTGCGCCTATCTGGTATGCGTGAAGCTCTTCTGCCAACCCTACAGCTCCAAGTATGTTACGTTTCATGGACTCTACGACGTGGCATTTGTGATAAAGATGATCACCCGAGCCCCACTGCCCAACACCTTGAACGAGTTCTCTGATTTGGTGAGTTCCATCTTCGGCCAGATTTATGATCTCAAATATATATCTCGATTTTGTGGAGGACTGCGTCGGGGAGAGATTGGTTTGGTGGGACTATCAAGGTTATTGAACTTTGAACCCGTAGGGATCCGTCACCAAGCAGCATATGACAGTCTACTAATTGGGGCACTCTTCAACAAAATGAAGCAACGAAGGCATAACGTAGAGGACGACAGATCTGCATCGGTCCTCTATGGTATAGAGAATAGATGCGTCAAGAACAGGAGGACTCGAAGGATTGACCAAAGAGGTCGGCCTTACCCAAGACGGCAACAACACCCCTTGGCTGCGATGGGGTTGGCAGTTTAG